From Nitrosopumilus zosterae, the proteins below share one genomic window:
- a CDS encoding 50S ribosomal protein L32e, whose translation MPINKDKIAKRQEVKEHNPDFVRPESWRYVRLQTNWRKPKGIDHHQRKQKSRGRPGLVKVGYGGPKEARGLHPSGYTDNLVFNLSDLEKLDPKKDGVRFGHSVGTRKRKEIIVKAIENKFKIFNARVSASGSKS comes from the coding sequence ATGCCTATCAACAAGGACAAGATTGCAAAGAGACAGGAAGTAAAAGAACACAATCCAGACTTTGTTAGACCAGAAAGCTGGCGTTATGTTAGATTACAGACTAATTGGAGAAAACCAAAAGGTATCGATCATCACCAAAGAAAACAAAAGAGTAGAGGTCGTCCAGGACTTGTCAAAGTAGGATATGGAGGACCAAAAGAAGCAAGAGGATTACATCCGTCAGGATATACAGATAATTTAGTTTTCAATTTATCAGATTTAGAAAAACTTGATCCAAAAAAAGATGGAGTGAGATTCGGACACAGTGTTGGTACTAGAAAAAGAAAAGAGATTATTGTGAAAGCAATTGAAAATAAATTCAAAATTTTTAATGCGAGAGTGAGTGCAAGTGGTAGTAAATCTTAA
- a CDS encoding 50S ribosomal protein L19e — MVVNLNAKKRLASRVTGVGIHRIKFDTDHLDDIADAITRENIRSLITANTIKIKPFVGTSRGRAQHKKDQKNKRGITQGSKQGRKGARVGKKEVYVAKVRSLRRLLKIAKDRKDLTNPEFWALYKKVGGNTVRNKAHLRLLMDEIKEKRKD; from the coding sequence GTGGTAGTAAATCTTAACGCAAAGAAAAGACTCGCATCCAGAGTCACAGGTGTTGGGATTCACAGAATTAAGTTCGATACTGATCATCTAGATGATATTGCAGATGCAATTACAAGAGAAAACATTAGAAGTCTCATCACTGCGAATACAATCAAAATTAAACCATTTGTAGGCACATCAAGAGGTAGAGCACAACACAAGAAAGATCAGAAAAACAAGAGAGGTATAACTCAAGGTTCAAAACAAGGTAGAAAAGGTGCAAGGGTTGGAAAAAAAGAAGTTTATGTTGCCAAGGTTCGCTCATTGAGAAGATTGCTAAAGATTGCAAAAGACAGAAAAGACTTGACCAATCCAGAATTCTGGGCACTATACAAGAAAGTGGGAGGCAATACTGTGAGAAACAAAGCACATCTCAGACTCTTAATGGATGAAATCAAAGAGAAGAGAAAAGACTAG
- a CDS encoding methylated-DNA--[protein]-cysteine S-methyltransferase, whose product MNLEQKIYKKLLEVPKGQITTYGELAKAVGLKNGQRVVGKIMNKNPYPVIIPCHRVVMSTGKIGGYAYGEHIKTKMLIDEGVEIKNGKILNLENTVYRF is encoded by the coding sequence TTGAATCTTGAACAAAAGATTTACAAAAAATTACTTGAAGTGCCAAAAGGTCAGATCACAACTTATGGTGAATTAGCAAAGGCAGTTGGACTAAAAAACGGACAACGCGTAGTTGGAAAAATCATGAACAAAAATCCATATCCTGTAATTATTCCCTGTCATAGAGTAGTAATGTCGACTGGGAAAATTGGTGGCTATGCATATGGGGAGCACATTAAAACAAAAATGCTCATTGATGAAGGTGTTGAAATTAAGAATGGTAAAATTTTGAATTTAGAAAATACGGTTTACAGGTTCTAG
- a CDS encoding D-aminoacyl-tRNA deacylase, which yields MELLVAYQDDPAGHNMAKFLSKEMTKDGDIFHGKYYDLMIIPTPAISADWLEEKYDYDGFVFLSKHAAESGQLALTCHSTGNFSEAKFGGRDREIAIPHPNLQKKYLQTLKKNQPKFPEFQITIEATHHGPSALTKPSIFIEIGTTEKQWTDESLCNSVASLVHQVMSEPIPENPVAVCFGGTHYPSKFTDELLDGKYALGTVIPKHALENLDTELFSHIISQNKMATAALLDWRGLGSDKQKILDLLKTTNLEVIKL from the coding sequence ATGGAACTGTTAGTTGCGTATCAAGATGACCCGGCAGGTCACAACATGGCCAAATTTCTTTCAAAGGAAATGACCAAAGATGGTGATATTTTCCACGGAAAATATTATGACTTGATGATTATTCCAACCCCTGCCATATCTGCTGATTGGTTAGAAGAAAAATATGATTATGACGGATTTGTATTTTTATCAAAACATGCTGCAGAGTCTGGACAATTGGCTTTGACATGCCATAGCACAGGAAATTTTTCTGAAGCAAAGTTTGGGGGACGTGATCGAGAAATTGCAATTCCTCACCCTAATCTTCAAAAGAAATATCTGCAAACATTGAAGAAAAACCAACCCAAATTCCCAGAATTTCAAATTACCATAGAGGCAACGCATCATGGTCCTTCTGCATTAACAAAACCATCAATATTCATTGAGATAGGAACCACTGAAAAACAATGGACTGATGAATCTTTATGTAATTCAGTAGCTTCCCTAGTTCATCAAGTAATGTCTGAACCAATCCCAGAAAACCCAGTTGCAGTTTGTTTTGGTGGAACTCATTATCCTTCAAAGTTTACTGATGAATTACTTGATGGAAAATATGCATTAGGTACAGTCATTCCAAAACATGCATTGGAAAATCTTGATACAGAATTATTTTCCCACATTATTTCGCAAAACAAGATGGCAACTGCTGCACTTTTAGATTGGAGAGGTCTAGGTTCTGACAAACAAAAAATTCTTGACCTTCTTAAAACTACAAATCTTGAGGTAATCAAGCTTTGA
- a CDS encoding protein translocase SEC61 complex subunit gamma: MNPRQTLKNMVNTMKMAKKPDKDEYQQHLRLVLMGIAGVGAIGFTIQFVFSVITFGR; the protein is encoded by the coding sequence ATGAACCCTAGGCAGACTTTGAAAAATATGGTAAATACCATGAAAATGGCTAAAAAACCAGACAAAGATGAGTATCAACAGCATCTCAGATTAGTTTTGATGGGAATTGCAGGTGTTGGAGCTATTGGATTTACTATTCAGTTTGTCTTTTCGGTAATTACATTTGGAAGGTAA
- a CDS encoding transcription elongation factor Spt5, producing the protein MSEEIKSHLFAIRTTGGQEKVVMRLLEAKANANQINIQSVLLVDNLKGYVVIEAINPSDAYMAVEGVRHIRGQLRGELEFKDIEGYLIKKSTVSQLAVDNIVEITGGPFKGMKATITRIDVDKEEATVVLLDASYQLPVTVDANYLKISSEA; encoded by the coding sequence TTGTCTGAAGAAATAAAATCACATTTGTTTGCAATCAGAACCACTGGTGGACAAGAAAAAGTGGTAATGCGATTATTAGAAGCAAAGGCTAACGCTAATCAAATTAATATTCAATCAGTGCTGCTAGTTGACAATCTAAAGGGATATGTCGTAATTGAGGCAATCAATCCAAGTGATGCATATATGGCAGTTGAAGGAGTTAGACACATTCGGGGCCAATTAAGAGGAGAATTAGAGTTTAAAGATATAGAAGGATATCTAATTAAGAAATCAACAGTTTCACAATTAGCAGTAGACAACATAGTAGAGATTACAGGCGGTCCATTCAAGGGAATGAAAGCGACAATCACAAGAATTGATGTTGACAAAGAAGAGGCAACCGTAGTTTTGCTTGATGCGTCATACCAATTACCAGTAACAGTAGATGCAAACTACCTAAAGATCTCAAGTGAGGCTTAG
- a CDS encoding 50S ribosomal protein L11, whose amino-acid sequence MGEQKVSSLVTGGGASAGPPLGPALGPLGVNIMEVIQAINDKTKDFEGMKVPVTVIVNTDTKKYDIEIGIPSAAALIMKEAGIQKGSGASGSTWVGDVTLDSVIKVANTKLEKSYASSLKSVAKTIIGTCLALGVKVEGKTPKEITAEINEGKWDAKFQ is encoded by the coding sequence ATGGGAGAACAAAAAGTATCATCATTAGTAACAGGTGGAGGAGCATCAGCAGGTCCACCATTGGGTCCAGCACTTGGACCATTAGGGGTGAACATCATGGAGGTCATTCAAGCAATTAATGATAAAACAAAAGACTTTGAGGGAATGAAAGTTCCAGTCACAGTGATTGTTAATACAGATACAAAAAAGTACGATATCGAGATTGGCATCCCATCAGCTGCTGCACTGATCATGAAAGAAGCAGGAATTCAAAAAGGTTCAGGTGCTTCAGGTTCTACTTGGGTAGGAGATGTAACATTAGACTCAGTAATCAAAGTAGCAAACACAAAGCTAGAGAAATCTTATGCATCATCACTAAAGTCAGTTGCAAAAACAATCATTGGAACGTGTCTTGCATTAGGAGTCAAAGTAGAAGGAAAGACTCCAAAAGAAATTACAGCTGAAATTAATGAAGGCAAATGGGACGCAAAATTCCAATAA
- a CDS encoding Lrp/AsnC family transcriptional regulator encodes MKLLFELTRDGSISVPTLSKKLGINASVLYSRIKRLMKKKLIKKFTVVIDDSLLGIGVKASVGINRDPKQKDAIHKLFMEIPEVVSISEVTGRFDIIIKVYAKDLEALHTIVIEKIGKVPGIQNSETFVELQKTDKDPVYLIQ; translated from the coding sequence ATGAAATTACTTTTTGAATTGACTCGTGATGGATCTATTTCTGTTCCTACATTATCTAAAAAACTTGGAATAAACGCATCTGTACTATATAGCAGAATCAAGAGATTGATGAAGAAAAAATTGATCAAAAAATTCACAGTTGTAATAGATGATTCATTGTTAGGAATTGGGGTCAAGGCATCAGTTGGAATTAATCGAGATCCAAAACAAAAGGATGCCATTCACAAATTATTTATGGAAATACCGGAAGTAGTATCAATTTCTGAGGTTACTGGCAGATTTGATATTATTATCAAGGTCTATGCAAAAGATCTTGAAGCTCTTCATACTATAGTCATTGAAAAAATAGGAAAGGTGCCAGGAATTCAAAATTCTGAAACCTTTGTAGAGTTACAAAAAACAGACAAAGACCCAGTTTATCTTATCCAATAA